A window from Luteibacter flocculans encodes these proteins:
- a CDS encoding DUF1481 domain-containing protein, which produces MRRIFLSLASVAALALAGCSGGSDNNAQPAAAGSSPGSSDNAAPANAVTGTVTLRDAGAQLSPDAKLDLKLVDVSAEGSQPLASKTIAPVTMPQSFQLDFNASDVNPNDMYIIEVSLQDGERHYSSPLKTPVLTKGAKNVANIQLVGEATPGEKELAGYNSVKKNIGGMKVTQGTALKEGESRGWQIFKKGNDVQFVIELVDYGDKGFTSTNYAYRDGKPWVIVQEKKASKDAKPTSIERAGWNDAGELVLKQNEAGGKVDTLSDEDANNLKKQAEAMYVKAGGKK; this is translated from the coding sequence ATGCGCAGGATTTTCTTGTCGCTCGCATCCGTGGCCGCATTGGCCCTCGCCGGTTGCAGCGGCGGCTCCGACAACAACGCTCAGCCCGCCGCCGCAGGCAGCAGCCCGGGTAGCAGCGACAACGCGGCACCGGCCAATGCCGTCACCGGCACGGTCACTCTCCGCGACGCCGGAGCGCAGCTCAGCCCGGATGCCAAGCTCGACCTGAAGCTGGTGGATGTCTCGGCCGAGGGTTCGCAACCGCTGGCCAGCAAGACCATTGCGCCGGTCACCATGCCGCAGTCGTTCCAGCTCGACTTCAATGCGTCGGACGTCAATCCGAACGACATGTACATCATCGAGGTGTCGCTGCAGGACGGCGAGCGCCACTACTCGTCGCCGCTCAAGACCCCTGTACTGACCAAGGGCGCCAAGAACGTCGCCAACATCCAGCTCGTCGGTGAAGCCACCCCGGGTGAGAAGGAACTGGCCGGCTACAACAGCGTCAAGAAGAACATCGGCGGCATGAAGGTCACCCAGGGCACCGCGCTGAAGGAAGGCGAGTCGCGCGGCTGGCAGATCTTCAAGAAGGGCAACGACGTCCAGTTCGTCATCGAACTGGTCGACTACGGCGACAAGGGTTTCACCTCGACCAACTACGCGTACCGCGACGGCAAGCCGTGGGTGATCGTGCAGGAGAAGAAGGCCAGCAAGGACGCCAAGCCGACCTCCATCGAGCGCGCGGGCTGGAACGATGCCGGCGAACTCGTGCTGAAGCAGAACGAAGCCGGCGGCAAGGTCGATACGCTTTCCGACGAGGACGCGAACAACCTGAAGAAGCAGGCCGAAGCGATGTACGTGAAGGCTGGCGGGAAGAAGTAA